Proteins encoded by one window of Halosolutus gelatinilyticus:
- a CDS encoding ATP-binding cassette domain-containing protein, with the protein MSRDASSASGIVRTAGETDPKIAVENVRKVFGRIVALEDVNLAVRENEIFAVVGDNGAGKSTLMNVLCGVHEPTRGSLYFDGRPVEFDSPENARACGIETVYQDLALMDDLDVATNVFMGNFPRKGIGPFSVVDWEETYERAATIIETHLKRDIDPRAEVAFHSGGERQLIAIARALAFDPDVVILDEPTSALSVDATELVRETVRTLRANGKTIVIVSHSLDEIFGLADRVGVLYQGSMTAVTSTDDVSKAELSSLMITGERS; encoded by the coding sequence ATGAGTCGTGACGCGTCGAGCGCGTCCGGCATCGTCCGAACCGCCGGCGAAACCGACCCGAAGATCGCCGTCGAGAACGTCCGCAAAGTATTCGGTCGGATCGTCGCGCTCGAGGACGTCAACCTGGCCGTCCGCGAGAACGAGATTTTCGCGGTCGTCGGCGATAACGGCGCCGGGAAATCGACGCTGATGAACGTCCTCTGTGGCGTTCACGAGCCGACGCGAGGGTCGCTCTACTTCGACGGACGTCCTGTCGAATTCGACAGCCCGGAAAACGCCCGCGCGTGCGGCATCGAAACCGTCTACCAGGATCTCGCGCTGATGGACGACCTCGACGTGGCGACGAACGTCTTCATGGGCAACTTTCCGCGAAAGGGGATCGGCCCGTTCTCGGTCGTCGACTGGGAGGAGACCTACGAGCGGGCGGCGACGATCATCGAGACGCACCTCAAGCGCGACATCGACCCGCGCGCGGAGGTCGCGTTCCACTCCGGCGGCGAGCGCCAACTGATCGCAATCGCTCGCGCGCTCGCGTTCGATCCGGACGTGGTGATCCTCGACGAACCGACGAGCGCGCTCTCGGTCGACGCGACCGAACTCGTCCGGGAGACGGTGCGAACCCTCCGAGCGAACGGGAAGACAATCGTCATCGTCAGCCACAGCCTCGACGAGATCTTCGGGCTCGCGGACCGAGTCGGCGTGCTCTACCAGGGGTCGATGACGGCGGTGACGAGCACCGACGACGTCTCGAAAGCCGAGCTCAGTTCGCTGATGATCACCGGGGAACGGTCGTAA
- a CDS encoding amidohydrolase family protein: protein MKVIDTHTHAWGEPTGELPWTATVLPPGWSGSYTHRDLVADMDAADVDEAVVVTTPLYGRGVRANEYAMRAIEAHPDRLYGVGLLEFFRSDPDEVVASLKRITGHPRMLGVRMHAALEYEEIPTDVDRYGDWILDERLEPIWRAAGDLETCVFVFPKAQQLEHLVTLADRYPETTIVVDHMAWPDETTNPDEEPWTAFESLAEYENVSVKLSSLPRSSTEPWPYADCHGYVTNLVEWFGPERLLLGSDYPWMDDWADYGDCLSWLEAVETLSRRDRAFISYRTFERLHG from the coding sequence GTGAAAGTTATCGACACGCACACTCACGCGTGGGGTGAGCCGACGGGCGAACTCCCCTGGACGGCGACGGTGTTGCCGCCCGGCTGGTCGGGTTCGTACACGCACCGCGACCTCGTCGCGGACATGGACGCCGCGGACGTCGACGAGGCCGTCGTCGTGACGACGCCGCTGTACGGCCGCGGCGTGCGGGCGAACGAGTACGCGATGCGAGCGATCGAGGCCCACCCCGATCGCCTCTACGGCGTCGGCCTGCTCGAGTTCTTTCGGTCGGACCCAGACGAGGTCGTCGCGTCCCTGAAACGCATCACGGGCCACCCGCGGATGCTCGGCGTCCGCATGCACGCCGCCCTCGAGTACGAGGAGATTCCGACGGACGTCGACCGCTACGGCGACTGGATTCTGGATGAACGCCTCGAGCCGATCTGGCGGGCGGCCGGCGACCTCGAGACGTGCGTCTTCGTCTTCCCGAAGGCCCAGCAACTCGAACACCTCGTGACGCTCGCCGACCGCTACCCGGAGACGACGATCGTCGTCGACCACATGGCCTGGCCCGACGAGACGACGAATCCCGACGAGGAACCCTGGACCGCGTTCGAGTCGCTCGCCGAGTACGAGAACGTCTCCGTCAAGCTGAGTTCGCTGCCCCGCTCGTCGACCGAGCCGTGGCCGTACGCGGACTGCCACGGCTACGTGACGAACCTCGTCGAGTGGTTCGGCCCCGAACGGCTGCTGCTCGGTTCGGACTACCCCTGGATGGACGACTGGGCCGACTACGGCGACTGTCTCTCGTGGCTCGAGGCCGTCGAGACCCTCTCGCGGCGCGATCGGGCGTTCATCTCGTACCGGACGTTCGAACGCCTGCACGGCTGA
- a CDS encoding sugar ABC transporter substrate-binding protein: protein MPITSRRQCLVTAGAVATLGFAGCTSDGSDDSLRVGVPQHLVGGDWVTAFYEAGELYAEQEGIEYDVVSHDQDSAEQVTDIRQFVAQGYDAIIAAPFDEAVDNAIDEAAAEDIPVFTVNDPGTTDSIKTFTAFGNAEAGETCAELMVEALEEQRPDRESYSVLHVRGDFNQQSNARTDGFDEYIDGQDRVEVVDTIRTDWSVDDSQSTTEDYLSANDPPDGIYATNMTCGIGVQNALEQLNLAYPSGHDDHIVHTQPDAGPDVNPLIKDGYIDATVDQPVHFYIPLAMKQLLDYLDGGDEALPQPGDTVDENDYSFTPIEHEGAELWSDPIWAPAEVTERNGHTHVLTAGVVVTEENVDRPGLWGNIWG, encoded by the coding sequence ATGCCCATTACTAGCAGACGTCAGTGCCTGGTCACTGCGGGTGCCGTCGCGACGCTCGGGTTCGCCGGGTGTACGAGCGACGGTAGCGACGACTCGCTCCGCGTCGGGGTGCCACAGCACCTCGTCGGTGGCGACTGGGTGACCGCGTTCTACGAGGCGGGCGAACTGTACGCCGAACAGGAGGGGATCGAGTACGACGTCGTGAGCCACGATCAAGACTCGGCCGAGCAGGTGACCGACATCCGCCAGTTCGTCGCGCAAGGCTACGACGCGATCATCGCCGCGCCGTTCGACGAGGCGGTCGACAACGCGATCGACGAGGCCGCAGCGGAAGACATTCCCGTGTTCACCGTCAACGATCCGGGGACGACCGACTCGATCAAGACGTTCACCGCGTTCGGCAACGCCGAAGCGGGCGAGACGTGCGCCGAACTGATGGTCGAGGCGCTCGAAGAACAACGGCCGGACCGGGAGTCGTACTCCGTGTTGCACGTTCGCGGCGATTTCAACCAGCAGTCGAACGCGCGGACCGACGGCTTCGACGAGTATATCGACGGACAGGACCGCGTCGAGGTCGTCGACACCATCCGGACCGACTGGAGCGTCGACGACTCGCAGTCGACGACGGAAGACTACCTGAGCGCGAACGATCCGCCGGACGGGATCTACGCGACGAACATGACTTGCGGAATCGGCGTACAGAACGCGCTCGAACAGTTGAATCTCGCCTACCCGTCCGGACACGACGACCACATCGTCCACACGCAACCCGACGCCGGCCCGGACGTGAACCCGTTGATCAAAGACGGCTACATCGACGCGACCGTCGACCAGCCGGTCCACTTTTACATTCCGCTGGCGATGAAACAGCTACTCGACTACCTCGACGGCGGTGACGAGGCGCTCCCGCAACCGGGCGATACCGTCGACGAGAACGATTACTCGTTTACCCCCATCGAGCACGAGGGAGCCGAACTCTGGTCGGACCCGATCTGGGCGCCCGCCGAGGTTACCGAACGAAACGGCCACACGCACGTCCTGACCGCCGGCGTCGTCGTCACCGAGGAGAACGTCGATCGCCCGGGCCTCTGGGGGAACATCTGGGGGTAA
- a CDS encoding SDR family NAD(P)-dependent oxidoreductase: protein MSGRATYEYGGETAIVTGSTSGIGYGIASALADANADVVVNARTASDVEETAADLDALGDGTVIGVAADLSRRDEIDRLIDRAVSEVGPISILVNNAAVWPEEESMIDASLDDWERTMNVNVRAQYYASKQIARHMITRDIAGSIVNVTSQTGDRRTGGRGLYGASKTAVNGFTWRMAYDLAREGIRMNAVSTDVTDSRQLRREAGRIAADRPGQTTDDVLEEWGAKRPLGRLGRPEDIADAVLFLCSDAASYVAGSILRVSGGGNLQ from the coding sequence ATGAGCGGACGCGCAACGTACGAGTACGGCGGAGAAACCGCAATCGTCACCGGTTCGACGAGCGGTATCGGATACGGAATCGCGAGCGCACTCGCCGACGCAAACGCTGACGTCGTCGTCAACGCACGAACGGCGTCGGACGTCGAGGAGACCGCGGCGGACCTGGACGCACTCGGCGATGGGACCGTCATCGGCGTGGCGGCCGATCTCTCCCGACGGGACGAGATCGATCGGCTGATCGACCGGGCGGTGAGCGAGGTCGGTCCGATTAGCATCCTCGTCAACAACGCCGCCGTGTGGCCGGAGGAGGAGTCGATGATCGACGCATCGCTCGACGACTGGGAGCGAACGATGAACGTCAACGTTCGCGCCCAGTACTACGCGTCCAAGCAGATCGCTCGACACATGATTACCCGGGACATTGCGGGTTCGATCGTCAACGTCACGAGTCAAACGGGCGACCGCCGGACCGGCGGACGCGGGCTGTACGGCGCGTCGAAAACCGCGGTCAACGGATTCACGTGGCGGATGGCCTACGATCTGGCTCGGGAAGGGATCCGGATGAACGCCGTCTCGACCGACGTGACCGACTCGAGACAGCTTCGACGCGAAGCCGGACGGATCGCCGCCGATCGACCCGGGCAGACGACCGACGATGTGCTCGAGGAGTGGGGAGCCAAACGCCCGCTCGGGCGTCTCGGTCGGCCGGAAGACATCGCCGACGCGGTGCTGTTTCTCTGCAGTGACGCCGCCTCGTACGTCGCGGGCTCGATCCTGCGGGTGAGCGGCGGCGGAAACCTGCAGTGA
- a CDS encoding IclR family transcriptional regulator, whose translation MSPKARNPIKSTKTTFEIVEALMELDGAGVTEVAEHLGLPKSNVHNYLSTLEEGEYVVKRGTTWNVGIRFLELGAYARSRRDLYDIARPEMDKIADEEGELVNLLVEEHGRGTYIYRVAGDDAVQVDAHVGTRVHLHCTALGKVILAHLPTERVDDIVTQHGLPEVTDNTITDREEFHEALADVRERGIAFDREERVEGLRCAAAPIRSNTGRVLGALSISGPTTRIQNERLEEEIPAVLEQATNVIELNITYS comes from the coding sequence ATGTCACCCAAGGCGAGAAATCCCATCAAGTCGACGAAGACGACGTTCGAGATCGTCGAGGCGCTGATGGAGCTCGACGGGGCGGGAGTGACGGAAGTCGCCGAGCACCTCGGACTCCCGAAGAGCAACGTTCACAACTACCTCAGCACCCTCGAGGAGGGCGAGTACGTGGTGAAACGGGGGACGACGTGGAACGTCGGCATCCGGTTCCTCGAACTCGGCGCGTACGCTCGAAGTCGACGCGATCTGTACGATATCGCCCGCCCCGAGATGGACAAGATCGCCGACGAGGAGGGCGAGTTGGTCAACCTGCTCGTCGAGGAGCACGGACGCGGCACCTACATCTACCGCGTCGCCGGCGACGACGCCGTCCAGGTCGACGCCCACGTCGGAACCCGCGTCCACTTACACTGTACGGCGCTCGGAAAGGTGATCCTCGCCCACCTCCCAACCGAGCGCGTCGACGACATCGTCACCCAGCACGGCCTTCCGGAGGTGACCGACAACACGATCACGGACCGCGAGGAGTTCCACGAGGCGCTCGCCGACGTTCGAGAGCGTGGCATCGCTTTCGACCGGGAGGAACGCGTCGAGGGTCTCCGATGTGCAGCGGCGCCGATTCGAAGCAATACGGGGCGCGTTCTCGGGGCGCTCTCGATCTCGGGACCGACGACGCGGATCCAAAACGAGCGCCTCGAAGAGGAGATCCCCGCGGTGCTCGAACAGGCGACGAACGTGATCGAACTCAATATCACGTACTCCTGA
- a CDS encoding L-rhamnose mutarotase: protein MSEELERAVYVQRIDSDRTGEYVAAHEDVPDGVTDAMERAGVEEFQLFVRDDIAVCVLECPDVDAYDEVMATDPAVEEWERHVAQFKRDGVDADAAAGEQIPYMEEIWSFEQ from the coding sequence ATGTCCGAGGAACTGGAGCGGGCAGTCTACGTCCAGCGCATCGATTCGGATCGAACGGGGGAGTACGTCGCGGCACACGAGGACGTGCCGGACGGCGTCACCGACGCGATGGAGCGCGCCGGCGTCGAGGAGTTCCAACTGTTCGTCCGCGACGATATCGCGGTTTGCGTCCTCGAGTGTCCGGACGTAGACGCCTACGACGAGGTAATGGCGACCGATCCGGCCGTCGAGGAGTGGGAGCGCCACGTGGCGCAGTTCAAACGCGACGGGGTCGACGCCGACGCCGCTGCCGGCGAGCAGATCCCCTACATGGAGGAGATCTGGTCGTTTGAACAGTAG
- the uxaC gene encoding glucuronate isomerase, translating into MRFLNDERYLLESEPARELYGSIADLPILDPHTHADVAEIVENDGYDDVWEVEGATDHYVWTLMRKRGIDEELITGNASNREKWRALAGIFPELAGNPTYEWVHLDLKRRFGIETPISAATADDIWEETAMQLERAEMDPQPLLREMNVEVVCSTDDPTDSLEDHDRAEDEVDGVEILPTWRADRAVAVDRPDWDEFVRELADATGIDASDFDGYLDALAASHEYFAERGCVASDLGVRSAVSRPVSEARARRAFDAARDGGPIGPAEATDLRAYLLEYIGELNTKRGWVTQLHIGAVRDYSARLYERLGTDAGGDISTQDVDMAADLRHFVNRFDGAHEIVLYCTDPTHYPTIATIARAFPNVSVGAAWWFNDNPYVMEHQLEYTGSVDLLSNHAGMVSDSRKLLSYGSRFEMFRRSLANVVGRQVARGQLSMAVAADLVRHVAYDRPKRLYGF; encoded by the coding sequence ATGCGATTCTTGAACGACGAGCGGTACTTGCTCGAATCGGAGCCGGCACGGGAGCTGTACGGTTCGATCGCCGATCTGCCGATTCTCGATCCTCACACGCACGCCGACGTCGCCGAGATCGTCGAGAACGACGGCTACGACGACGTCTGGGAGGTGGAAGGGGCGACGGACCACTACGTCTGGACCCTGATGCGAAAGCGGGGGATCGACGAGGAGCTGATCACCGGAAACGCCTCGAACCGGGAGAAGTGGCGGGCGTTGGCGGGAATCTTTCCGGAACTCGCGGGCAATCCGACCTACGAGTGGGTCCACCTCGATCTGAAGCGCCGGTTCGGTATCGAGACGCCGATCTCCGCGGCGACGGCCGACGACATCTGGGAGGAGACGGCGATGCAACTGGAGCGCGCCGAGATGGATCCACAGCCGCTGCTCCGCGAGATGAACGTCGAAGTCGTCTGCAGCACCGACGATCCGACGGACTCGCTCGAGGACCACGACCGGGCCGAAGACGAGGTCGACGGCGTCGAAATCCTGCCGACGTGGCGCGCCGATCGGGCCGTTGCAGTCGATCGTCCGGATTGGGACGAGTTCGTTCGCGAACTCGCCGACGCGACGGGGATCGACGCGTCGGACTTCGACGGCTATCTCGACGCACTGGCCGCGTCGCACGAATACTTCGCCGAACGCGGGTGCGTTGCCAGCGATCTCGGGGTTCGATCGGCGGTATCCCGTCCGGTGAGCGAGGCGAGAGCGCGACGCGCGTTCGACGCGGCGCGGGACGGCGGCCCCATCGGTCCCGCCGAGGCGACCGATCTCAGGGCGTACCTCCTCGAGTACATCGGCGAGCTCAATACCAAACGGGGCTGGGTCACGCAGCTGCACATCGGCGCGGTCCGAGACTACAGCGCTCGGCTCTACGAGCGGTTGGGAACCGACGCCGGAGGCGACATCTCGACGCAGGACGTCGATATGGCGGCCGACCTTCGGCACTTCGTGAATCGATTCGACGGCGCTCACGAGATCGTCCTCTACTGCACCGACCCGACGCACTACCCGACGATCGCGACCATCGCCAGGGCGTTTCCGAACGTGAGCGTCGGTGCGGCGTGGTGGTTCAACGACAATCCGTACGTGATGGAACACCAACTGGAGTATACCGGCAGCGTCGACCTCCTCTCGAACCACGCGGGGATGGTCAGCGACTCCCGAAAGCTCCTCTCGTACGGCTCCCGGTTCGAGATGTTCCGGCGATCGCTCGCGAACGTGGTCGGTCGCCAGGTCGCCAGGGGACAGCTGTCGATGGCGGTCGCGGCGGATCTCGTCCGCCACGTCGCGTACGATCGGCCCAAGCGATTGTACGGGTTCTGA
- a CDS encoding ABC transporter permease, translated as MSTSNIVARQFERIPERTVLVLLENMIWPILAVISLLVLATVPRVFTNTMALRLMLFAAVPLGLVVLAESICLLSGHFDLSVGAIAGFSAVFTAMVLAEWSLVSSPVLGVAIVLAVGSAIGATNGIMIAKLGMNPFLQTLAFFIIFGGGKLALTTQPISGLPEGYVAPGGNEYVAIGILLASFAFMAVVFRYTAFGQAVYAVGSDEEAARAVGIRTDRTIIAVYALSGFFCALAGWMLTGYTGLVSPDIADDMVFPAFAAAIIGGISLFGGRGKLLGALGGVLLLSLVETALNVGGFDPTLIEVVNGIVLLIAILLYNTKETIRERVLSAGVRS; from the coding sequence ATGAGCACGTCAAACATCGTCGCGCGGCAGTTCGAACGGATTCCCGAACGAACGGTACTGGTGTTGCTCGAGAACATGATCTGGCCGATTCTGGCCGTCATCTCGCTGCTGGTGCTCGCGACCGTTCCGCGAGTCTTTACGAACACGATGGCGCTCAGACTGATGCTGTTCGCGGCGGTTCCGCTCGGACTCGTCGTGCTGGCCGAGAGCATCTGCCTGTTGTCCGGTCACTTCGATCTCTCGGTCGGCGCCATCGCCGGCTTCTCCGCGGTGTTCACCGCGATGGTGCTCGCCGAGTGGAGCCTCGTCTCGAGTCCCGTCCTCGGCGTCGCCATCGTCCTCGCGGTCGGGTCGGCGATCGGCGCCACGAACGGAATCATGATCGCGAAACTCGGGATGAACCCCTTCCTGCAGACGCTGGCGTTTTTCATCATCTTCGGCGGCGGGAAGCTGGCTCTGACGACGCAACCGATCTCGGGCCTTCCGGAGGGGTACGTCGCGCCCGGTGGCAACGAGTACGTCGCCATCGGAATTTTGCTCGCGTCCTTCGCGTTCATGGCGGTGGTCTTCCGGTACACGGCGTTCGGTCAGGCGGTGTACGCGGTCGGCAGCGACGAGGAGGCCGCCCGCGCCGTCGGGATCCGCACCGATCGCACGATCATCGCGGTCTACGCGCTGAGCGGGTTCTTCTGTGCACTTGCGGGCTGGATGCTGACCGGTTACACGGGGCTCGTCTCGCCCGACATCGCCGACGACATGGTGTTTCCCGCGTTCGCCGCCGCCATCATCGGCGGGATCAGCCTCTTCGGCGGCCGCGGAAAACTGCTCGGCGCGCTCGGCGGCGTGTTACTGTTGAGTCTCGTCGAGACCGCGCTCAACGTCGGCGGGTTCGACCCGACGCTCATCGAAGTCGTCAACGGAATCGTCCTTCTGATCGCGATTCTGCTGTACAACACGAAAGAGACCATCCGGGAACGCGTTCTCTCGGCGGGGGTGCGTTCATGA
- a CDS encoding L-rhamnose mutarotase: protein MERIAFHLEIADGERDEYREEHENVPEWLEEAYLDSDAGLETYSVFEKDGHVFGFMELEDPDAIREVMDSSDAQARWAERMDGIVVDDGDQWMDEVYRMI from the coding sequence ATGGAGCGCATCGCGTTTCACCTCGAGATAGCGGACGGAGAGCGCGACGAGTACCGCGAGGAACACGAGAACGTGCCCGAGTGGCTCGAAGAGGCCTACCTCGACTCCGACGCCGGACTCGAGACCTACAGCGTCTTCGAGAAGGACGGTCACGTCTTCGGGTTCATGGAACTCGAGGATCCGGATGCCATCAGGGAGGTCATGGACTCGAGCGACGCGCAGGCTCGCTGGGCCGAGCGGATGGACGGGATCGTGGTCGATGACGGCGATCAGTGGATGGACGAAGTGTACCGGATGATCTGA
- a CDS encoding alpha-L-fucosidase: MVHSVENGDQVDETDTSAEHENGTTPRRRFLATGGTLALAALGVSPAGARTGPETMDEFETSVEETVASARTVIDSGPYDPTWESLADVTQIPEWFRDGKFGIFCHWGPYSVPAYAHEWYPRQMYNVDNEINEYHRETYGEPDEYPYQEFVPEFGAETFDADEWATLFERAGAKYAGPVVEHHDGWSLWDSDVTPWNAADIGPERDLTGELESAIRKRDMRFVTTFHHSYNLIGEEGYFSFAYENYPSVTEGYPDRVMYGNLPEQLQFDTWLAKLVEVVEGYDPDFVWFDWGLPDVPEAYQRRFLAYYHNVAATRGKEVVTTNKEDTLPLESSVADFELGRPRHVQEQAWNAEFKVADEGGWGYVEDRTFHSATRLIHVLIDIVSKNGQLLLSVGPRVDGTIEREERERLLAIGDWLDVNGEAIYETRPWDAFGEGPTRLEEGGEFVEDVEYGPEDVRYTRAKDGNAVYAIVMGWPGGGELALEGMAVDHPAAPGTPPGHGGTPPGCGEGPPGHGDGPPGERTGTAVGSIRLLGHGPVPFRVSSEGHPVIELPGLASSKRPSDAAVAFALEEFDLEPTEDAHR, encoded by the coding sequence ATGGTACACAGTGTCGAGAACGGAGATCAGGTCGACGAGACGGACACGAGCGCCGAGCACGAGAACGGGACGACGCCGCGGCGTCGGTTTCTCGCGACCGGCGGAACGCTCGCGTTGGCGGCGCTCGGGGTGAGTCCGGCGGGCGCTCGAACGGGCCCGGAAACGATGGACGAGTTCGAGACGAGCGTCGAAGAGACCGTCGCGAGCGCCCGAACGGTGATCGATAGCGGTCCGTACGATCCGACGTGGGAGTCGCTGGCCGACGTGACGCAGATCCCCGAGTGGTTCCGTGACGGGAAATTCGGAATCTTCTGTCACTGGGGTCCGTACTCGGTGCCCGCGTACGCACACGAGTGGTACCCCCGACAGATGTACAACGTCGACAACGAGATCAACGAGTACCACCGCGAGACGTACGGCGAACCGGACGAGTATCCCTACCAGGAGTTCGTCCCCGAGTTCGGTGCCGAAACGTTCGACGCCGACGAGTGGGCGACGCTCTTCGAGCGGGCGGGTGCGAAGTACGCCGGACCGGTCGTCGAACATCACGACGGCTGGTCGCTCTGGGACTCCGACGTCACCCCGTGGAACGCCGCCGACATCGGACCCGAGCGTGACCTCACCGGCGAACTCGAGTCGGCGATCCGGAAGCGAGACATGCGGTTCGTGACGACGTTTCACCACTCGTACAACCTGATCGGCGAGGAGGGGTACTTCTCGTTCGCCTACGAGAACTACCCGTCGGTCACCGAGGGCTATCCCGACCGCGTGATGTACGGCAACCTGCCCGAGCAATTGCAGTTCGATACGTGGCTGGCGAAACTCGTCGAAGTGGTCGAGGGATACGACCCCGACTTCGTCTGGTTCGACTGGGGCCTTCCCGACGTTCCCGAGGCGTACCAGCGACGCTTCCTGGCGTACTACCACAACGTGGCCGCGACGCGGGGCAAGGAGGTCGTCACGACGAACAAGGAGGACACGCTGCCCCTCGAGTCGAGCGTCGCCGACTTCGAGCTCGGACGGCCGCGTCACGTTCAGGAGCAGGCGTGGAACGCCGAGTTCAAGGTGGCCGACGAGGGCGGGTGGGGGTACGTCGAAGACCGCACGTTCCACTCCGCGACGCGCCTGATTCACGTCCTGATCGACATCGTCAGCAAGAACGGACAGCTCCTGTTGAGCGTCGGGCCGAGAGTCGACGGCACCATCGAACGCGAGGAACGCGAGCGGCTGCTCGCGATCGGCGACTGGCTCGACGTCAACGGCGAGGCGATCTACGAGACCCGGCCGTGGGACGCGTTCGGCGAGGGGCCGACCCGCCTCGAGGAGGGCGGCGAATTCGTCGAGGACGTCGAGTACGGCCCCGAGGACGTGCGGTACACGCGGGCGAAAGACGGGAACGCGGTGTACGCGATCGTCATGGGCTGGCCCGGAGGCGGCGAACTCGCGCTCGAGGGGATGGCCGTCGACCACCCGGCGGCGCCCGGGACGCCGCCCGGTCACGGCGGAACGCCGCCGGGGTGCGGCGAGGGACCGCCAGGTCACGGCGACGGCCCACCCGGCGAGCGGACGGGGACGGCGGTCGGTTCGATCCGACTGCTCGGCCACGGCCCGGTCCCGTTCCGCGTCTCGTCCGAGGGCCACCCGGTGATCGAGCTCCCGGGACTCGCCTCGTCGAAGCGTCCGAGCGACGCCGCCGTCGCGTTCGCGCTCGAGGAATTCGACCTCGAGCCCACCGAGGACGCCCACCGATAG
- a CDS encoding Gfo/Idh/MocA family protein gives MTYTAGIIGTGGIAGMGILGMHDEEKIGRERIDASHAGGFDARTEIDLVAGADVDEAKLERFGEAWGIDPDRRYVGHEAMLEAESLDVVSVCTPSYLHHRHVVDAARSAAAPDLIWCEKPIASDVTAAREMIEVCAETETELVVNHSFRFTDKLQRLRTLVQEERLLGDPQSVAMQFRMELLRNATHLLDTLVYLLDARAETVSGHITGENEAVERLEAGARVDDAGGGGFVVMDDGTFVTVDCTIPRDSSSMTLQFIGSEGKLYLNNDDGEWRYWRLEDGEHVEAPLPGIDGAWTWEDDYERAFSNAAAHIVDVLDGRAENRSTGEEATRSLEIIIGLYLSHHTGGQVEIPLDRPLRDVRVTSW, from the coding sequence ATGACCTACACTGCAGGCATCATCGGGACCGGCGGTATCGCCGGCATGGGGATCCTCGGGATGCACGACGAGGAGAAGATCGGTCGCGAACGGATCGACGCCAGCCACGCCGGCGGCTTCGACGCCCGGACGGAGATCGATCTCGTCGCGGGCGCCGACGTCGACGAGGCGAAACTCGAGCGGTTCGGCGAGGCGTGGGGGATCGATCCGGACCGGCGGTACGTCGGCCACGAGGCGATGCTCGAGGCGGAGTCGCTCGACGTCGTCTCGGTCTGTACGCCGTCGTACCTCCATCACCGTCACGTCGTCGATGCCGCTCGATCGGCCGCGGCGCCCGACCTGATCTGGTGTGAGAAACCGATCGCGTCCGACGTCACCGCCGCCCGCGAGATGATCGAGGTCTGCGCGGAGACGGAGACGGAACTGGTTGTCAACCACTCGTTTCGGTTCACCGATAAGCTACAGCGGCTTCGGACGCTCGTTCAGGAGGAGCGGCTCCTGGGCGACCCCCAGTCGGTGGCGATGCAGTTCCGCATGGAGTTGCTTCGAAACGCCACGCACCTGCTCGATACGCTCGTCTACCTCCTCGACGCTCGCGCGGAGACCGTCTCGGGTCACATCACCGGCGAGAACGAGGCGGTCGAGCGCCTCGAGGCCGGCGCACGGGTCGACGACGCCGGCGGCGGCGGCTTCGTCGTCATGGACGACGGCACGTTCGTCACCGTCGACTGTACGATCCCCCGCGACAGTTCGTCGATGACGCTCCAGTTCATCGGCAGCGAGGGGAAGCTGTACCTGAACAACGACGACGGCGAGTGGCGGTACTGGCGACTCGAGGACGGCGAGCACGTCGAAGCGCCGCTGCCGGGGATCGACGGCGCGTGGACCTGGGAAGACGACTACGAGCGGGCGTTCAGCAACGCGGCCGCCCACATCGTCGACGTCCTCGACGGGCGTGCGGAGAACAGATCGACGGGCGAGGAGGCCACGCGCAGCCTCGAGATCATCATCGGACTGTACCTCTCTCACCACACGGGCGGGCAGGTCGAAATCCCCTTGGACCGGCCGCTCCGCGACGTTCGCGTAACCTCGTGGTAA